A stretch of the Notamacropus eugenii isolate mMacEug1 chromosome 2, mMacEug1.pri_v2, whole genome shotgun sequence genome encodes the following:
- the LOC140523560 gene encoding olfactory receptor 2T11 — protein MKPENQTSSSDFILLGLLVNKVIGVVFAVIFSIFVVAITANMVMIFLIQVDSRLHTPMYFLLSQLSIMDTLFICTTVPKLLVDMVSEEKTISFVGCGVQIFLYLTMIGSEFFLLGLMAYDRYVAVCNPLRYPVLMNRRMCLLLAAGSWFGGSLDGFLLTPITMNVPYCGSRTINHFFCEIPAVLKLACADTSLYETLMYICCVLMLLIPISIISTSYSLILLTVHRMRSADGRKKAFTTCSSHLTVVSIFYGAAFYTYVLPLSYHTPEKDKVVSAFYTIVTPMLNPLIYSLRNKDVMGALKKVLLKCSPTQKITASDV, from the coding sequence ATGAAACCAGAGAATCAAACTTCATCCTCAGACTTCATCTTGTTGGGCCTGCTTGTGAACAAGGTCATAGGAGTGGTCTTTGCTGTaatcttttccatctttgtgGTGGCTATAACAGCCAATATGGTTATGATATTTCTAATTCAGGTGGATTCCCGGCTACATACCCCCATGTACTTCCTGCTCAGCCAGCTCTCTATTATGGATACCCTCTTCATTTGCACTACTGTGCCTAAACTCCTAGTAGATATGGTATCTGAGGAAAAAACAATTTCTTTTGTGGGTTGTGGAGTTCAGATTTTTCTTTACCTGACCATGATTGGTTCTGAGTTTTTCCTCTTGGGTCTCATGGCCTATGACCGTTATGTGGCTGTCTGTAATCCACTGAGGTACCCAGTCCTCATGAACCGTAGGATGTGTCTTCTGTTGGCTGCAGGTTCCTGGTTTGGTGGCTCATTGGATGGTTTCCTTCTCACACCTATCACGATGAATGTCCCTTACTGTGGCTCTCGAACCATCAATCATTTCTTCTGCGAGATCCCTGCAGTCCTCAAGTTAGCCTGTGCAGATACATCCCTTTATGAAACTCTCATGTATATATGTTGCGTGTTAATGCTTCTCATTCCTATCTCTATAATCTCTACCTCCTACTCCCTCATCTTGCTCACAGTCCATCGTATGCGTTCAGCAGATGGCCGGAAGAAAGCCTTTACCACCTGTTCTTCTCACCTGACTGTGGTCAGCATCTTCTATGGAGCAGCCTTCTATACATATGTGCTGCCTCTATCTTACCATACCCCTGAGAAGGACAAGGTGGTGTCAGCCTTTTATACCATTGTAACACCCATGCTTAACCCTTTGATCTATAGTCTCAGGAACAAGGATGTCATGGGAGCACTGAAGAAAGTCCTATTGAAATGTTCCCCCACACAGAAAATTACAGCAAGTGATGTATAA